One part of the Xylanimonas allomyrinae genome encodes these proteins:
- the fucO gene encoding lactaldehyde reductase, with translation MAHRMIWNQTAYFGPGSIAEIPRELVARGFTKALVVTDQVLVDTGVTARVTTLLDEAGFAYEVFSDVAPNPPIECVQAGVAAFATAGADVLIAVGGGSPQDTCKAVGIVTANPEFADVRSLEGVAATRNRSVPIIAVPTTAGTASETTINYVITDVERQRKFVCVDPNDIPLLAVVDPEMMATAPRALKVATGLDALTHAIEGYITAGAWELSDLFHLKAIQVIAAALPGAADGDDEAMERMAMAQYIAGMGYSNVGLGLVHAMAHPLGAFFDAPHGVANGILLAPVMAFNASSSAEKYRDIAAAFGVDTTGMGIEDARQAAVVAVAALTESLGNPTTITEIGASEADIPALAQAAYDDVCAGGNPRTATVEQIADLYRSLL, from the coding sequence GTGGCACACCGCATGATCTGGAACCAGACTGCCTACTTCGGCCCGGGCTCGATCGCGGAGATCCCGCGTGAGCTCGTGGCGCGCGGCTTCACCAAAGCCCTTGTCGTGACCGACCAGGTGCTGGTCGACACGGGCGTGACCGCCCGCGTCACGACCCTGCTGGATGAGGCCGGGTTCGCCTACGAAGTCTTCAGCGACGTCGCCCCGAACCCGCCGATCGAGTGCGTCCAGGCCGGCGTGGCGGCGTTCGCCACGGCCGGTGCCGACGTGCTCATCGCCGTCGGCGGCGGGTCACCGCAGGACACGTGCAAGGCGGTCGGCATCGTCACCGCCAACCCGGAGTTCGCCGACGTGCGCTCGCTGGAGGGCGTGGCCGCGACGAGGAACCGGTCCGTGCCGATCATCGCGGTGCCCACGACGGCGGGCACGGCCTCGGAGACGACCATCAACTACGTGATCACCGACGTCGAGCGGCAGCGCAAGTTCGTGTGCGTCGACCCCAACGACATCCCGCTCCTCGCGGTGGTCGACCCGGAGATGATGGCGACCGCGCCGCGCGCCCTGAAGGTCGCCACCGGGCTGGACGCACTGACCCACGCGATCGAGGGGTACATCACCGCGGGCGCGTGGGAGCTGTCCGACCTGTTCCACCTCAAGGCGATCCAGGTCATCGCTGCCGCGCTGCCCGGCGCGGCCGACGGGGACGACGAGGCGATGGAGCGTATGGCGATGGCGCAGTACATCGCCGGGATGGGCTACTCCAACGTGGGCCTGGGCCTCGTCCACGCCATGGCTCACCCGCTCGGCGCGTTCTTCGACGCCCCGCACGGAGTGGCCAACGGCATCCTGCTCGCACCGGTCATGGCGTTCAACGCGTCGAGTTCCGCGGAGAAGTACCGCGACATCGCCGCCGCGTTCGGCGTCGACACCACCGGTATGGGCATCGAGGATGCACGCCAGGCCGCCGTCGTCGCCGTCGCCGCGCTCACCGAGTCGCTGGGCAACCCGACCACCATCACCGAGATCGGCGCGAGCGAGGCCGACATCCCCGCCCTGGCCCAGGCCGCCTACGACGACGTGTGCGCAGGCGGCAACCCGCGCACCGCGACCGTCGAGCAGATCGCAGACCTGTACCGCTCCCTGCTGTAG
- a CDS encoding L-rhamnose mutarotase: protein MARTMFRFRVRPDLLDEYREAHAAVWPEMLRALHETGWRNYSIFTAPDGEVIGYVESDDITAAREAMSALAVNERWQAAMARYFAGAGPDERLVELNETFHLETQLAAADGRPIAVDRQAQPRDYPVGR, encoded by the coding sequence ATGGCGCGAACGATGTTCAGGTTCCGGGTCCGCCCCGACCTGCTCGATGAGTACCGGGAAGCGCACGCTGCCGTCTGGCCCGAGATGCTCCGGGCGCTCCACGAGACGGGCTGGCGCAACTACTCCATCTTCACCGCCCCCGACGGTGAGGTCATCGGCTACGTGGAGAGCGACGACATCACCGCGGCCCGTGAAGCGATGAGCGCGTTGGCGGTCAATGAGCGCTGGCAGGCCGCTATGGCCCGCTACTTCGCTGGGGCGGGCCCCGACGAGCGCCTGGTCGAGCTGAACGAGACGTTTCACCTGGAGACCCAGCTTGCGGCGGCTGACGGTCGGCCCATCGCCGTTGACCGGCAGGCCCAGCCCCGCGACTACCCAGTCGGCCGCTAG
- a CDS encoding class II aldolase/adducin family protein encodes MTYDLNALLAEMGQAGTRLNQIDACEANAGNISVTVPTTGQEADIFRHVEPYALPTAVPALRGRTVLMSGSQQRLRDIADSPTAIVAAIVIDHDGSAVVRSAENRAFARPTSEANSHLAVHNDRVGRHPVGVHAVVHAHAPYTTTLSHQFSGSGADPREFTRQIMRWEPELVVHVPNGIGFLPFEVPGSKRLEAASVAGLRDASIVAWAKHGVLARSDKGPLGAVDVIEFIETGARFHVTARLAGSTATGLTDDELAAIIDAFSIETTVF; translated from the coding sequence ATGACCTATGACCTGAACGCCCTGCTCGCCGAGATGGGACAGGCGGGCACCCGCCTGAACCAGATCGACGCGTGCGAAGCCAACGCAGGCAATATCTCCGTGACCGTCCCGACCACCGGGCAAGAAGCCGACATCTTCCGCCACGTCGAGCCCTACGCCCTGCCGACCGCGGTTCCCGCGCTGCGCGGCCGGACGGTGCTGATGTCGGGGTCCCAGCAGCGACTCCGGGACATTGCGGACTCACCCACCGCGATCGTCGCCGCCATCGTGATCGACCACGACGGGTCCGCCGTCGTGCGCTCGGCTGAGAACCGGGCCTTCGCCCGCCCCACCAGCGAGGCCAACTCCCACCTCGCCGTCCACAACGATCGCGTCGGACGCCACCCCGTCGGGGTTCACGCCGTCGTTCACGCTCATGCCCCGTACACCACCACCCTCAGCCACCAGTTCTCGGGCAGTGGCGCGGACCCGCGAGAGTTCACTCGGCAGATCATGCGCTGGGAACCCGAGCTCGTCGTCCACGTCCCAAACGGCATCGGCTTCCTCCCATTCGAGGTCCCCGGCTCCAAGCGTCTCGAAGCTGCCTCTGTCGCGGGACTCCGTGATGCCTCTATCGTCGCCTGGGCAAAGCATGGCGTCCTCGCTCGCTCCGACAAGGGCCCCCTCGGCGCTGTCGACGTCATCGAGTTCATTGAGACTGGCGCACGCTTCCATGTCACCGCCCGGCTGGCGGGCAGCACTGCCACCGGCCTGACCGACGACGAGCTCGCTGCCATCATCGATGCCTTCTCCATCGAGACCACGGTGTTCTGA
- the gnpA gene encoding 1,3-beta-galactosyl-N-acetylhexosamine phosphorylase produces the protein MNQTYTGGFTLPGEAGKEALTLRLAERWGADVIRDSDGTKLSDEILGSGHGIYSTLCLVREDLEWAKAHPQLMQQNFLMSAPVVADADAVTIDLLAGFSRDQFVVQDWDGVEEFWQVHDRTTGEVLPITRWALGSEGTVVVRDAVPGHTYTVNFLVMRTWEEISMYNHVTNDWGDREHLMAVEPRHPEVAEHLLAWLEQWCTENPATTVVRFTSLFYNFAWFWGSDGNLPHLYADWASYDFTVNPIALRAFREQTGRTITAEDFVNAGRYTSTHNPPSDVYRAWMEFTWEFVLDLGRKCVDVVHRHGKKAYVFYDDSWVGLEPFSGRFAEYGFDGLIKAVFNGFEARLNAAVDVPIHELRLHPYLFPVDLEGKPTFAPGGDPSTDLLRYWVTVRQALVRARIDRIGLGGYLSLVEPFEDFQDAVARIADEHRRIRALHLSSARSGDETRPVRVGVVTAWGALRTWSTSGHFHENRSLSLMHVLESLAGQDFDVSFHRLDDIASEGVPAVDVLLNAGLAGSSWSGGDAWSDPRLVTAITRFVHDGGGLVGIEEPSAVAPGAGLRRFALADVLGVDQDTGDRRVLDRRRFDISSEAHPIMDRAANAAGIGPVPGLMVLRDDVHVLAASDGAPVATATPFGKGRAVYLAAYRHDAHTARLLENALRWAAGAETPQWLSTNPAVSVAAFADADGDGTVVVLNDTLEPQHTLILSNGRAVATLDLPPAGLIELEVAELVAEPAPPGTC, from the coding sequence GTGAACCAGACATACACGGGTGGTTTCACCCTGCCCGGCGAGGCCGGCAAGGAGGCTCTGACCCTGCGGCTTGCGGAACGGTGGGGTGCCGACGTGATCCGTGACTCGGACGGGACGAAGCTCTCGGACGAGATCCTGGGATCCGGTCACGGGATCTACTCGACCTTGTGCCTGGTCCGAGAGGATCTGGAGTGGGCGAAGGCCCACCCGCAGCTCATGCAGCAGAACTTCCTGATGTCGGCGCCCGTGGTCGCCGACGCGGACGCGGTGACGATCGACCTGCTGGCCGGGTTCTCTCGGGACCAGTTCGTGGTTCAGGACTGGGACGGGGTCGAGGAGTTCTGGCAGGTCCACGACCGCACCACCGGCGAGGTCCTCCCGATCACGCGGTGGGCGCTGGGGAGTGAGGGCACCGTTGTCGTGCGCGACGCGGTCCCGGGTCACACCTACACGGTGAACTTCCTGGTCATGCGGACCTGGGAAGAGATCTCGATGTACAACCACGTCACCAACGACTGGGGCGACCGCGAGCACCTGATGGCGGTCGAACCACGGCACCCCGAGGTCGCCGAGCACCTGCTGGCTTGGCTGGAGCAGTGGTGCACGGAGAACCCGGCGACGACGGTGGTGCGGTTCACGTCGCTGTTCTACAACTTCGCGTGGTTCTGGGGCTCCGACGGGAACCTGCCCCACCTGTACGCGGACTGGGCCTCCTACGACTTCACCGTGAACCCGATCGCGTTGCGCGCCTTCCGTGAGCAGACGGGGCGGACGATCACGGCCGAGGACTTCGTCAACGCGGGCCGCTACACCTCGACGCACAACCCGCCGTCGGACGTCTACCGGGCGTGGATGGAGTTCACCTGGGAGTTCGTCCTCGACCTCGGTCGCAAGTGCGTGGATGTCGTGCACCGGCACGGCAAGAAGGCGTACGTGTTCTACGACGACTCCTGGGTGGGCCTGGAGCCGTTCTCGGGCCGGTTCGCCGAGTACGGCTTCGACGGGCTCATCAAGGCCGTCTTCAACGGGTTCGAGGCCCGGCTCAACGCCGCCGTCGACGTCCCCATCCACGAGCTTCGCCTGCACCCTTACCTCTTCCCGGTGGACCTGGAGGGCAAACCCACGTTCGCGCCAGGTGGCGACCCGTCCACGGACTTGCTGCGGTACTGGGTCACTGTGCGGCAGGCGCTCGTGCGCGCGCGGATCGACCGGATTGGGCTCGGCGGGTATCTGTCGCTGGTCGAACCGTTTGAGGACTTCCAGGACGCCGTCGCCCGGATCGCCGATGAGCACCGCCGCATCCGCGCGCTTCATCTGTCGTCCGCCCGCAGCGGCGACGAGACGAGGCCGGTGCGCGTCGGCGTGGTCACCGCGTGGGGAGCGCTCCGCACCTGGTCGACCTCGGGGCACTTCCACGAGAACCGCAGCCTCTCGCTCATGCACGTCCTGGAGTCTCTGGCCGGGCAGGACTTCGACGTGTCCTTCCACCGCCTCGACGACATCGCTTCCGAAGGCGTCCCCGCCGTGGATGTCCTGCTCAACGCCGGCCTCGCCGGCTCCTCGTGGTCCGGCGGTGACGCGTGGTCCGACCCGCGCCTGGTCACCGCGATCACCCGGTTCGTGCATGACGGCGGTGGGCTGGTCGGCATCGAGGAACCCTCGGCGGTCGCGCCGGGCGCAGGCCTGCGCCGGTTCGCGCTGGCCGACGTGCTCGGCGTTGACCAGGACACCGGCGACCGCCGCGTCCTGGACCGTCGCCGCTTCGACATCAGCTCTGAAGCGCACCCGATCATGGACCGCGCCGCGAACGCCGCCGGGATCGGCCCCGTCCCGGGCCTGATGGTGCTGCGCGACGACGTGCACGTGCTGGCGGCCTCCGACGGCGCTCCGGTCGCGACCGCGACGCCGTTCGGCAAGGGCCGGGCCGTCTACCTCGCCGCCTACCGTCACGACGCGCACACAGCGCGCCTGCTGGAGAACGCCCTGCGCTGGGCCGCCGGCGCCGAGACCCCGCAGTGGTTGTCGACAAACCCCGCGGTCTCGGTCGCCGCGTTTGCGGACGCCGACGGCGACGGCACCGTCGTCGTGCTCAACGACACTCTCGAGCCGCAGCACACGCTGATCCTCAGCAACGGACGAGCCGTGGCGACTCTCGATCTTCCCCCTGCCGGGTTGATCGAACTGGAGGTCGCGGAGCTCGTCGCGGAGCCTGCCCCACCGGGCACGTGTTGA
- a CDS encoding rhamnulokinase produces MAVTIGADGIFMEELHRFPNGLCDVSGHLVWDYTRLTDGVVEGLRAAAESGPVDGIGIDTWAVDYGLLDEDGNLLGSPVCYRDERTTSAVERFPLSSERLYSVTGIQHQRFNTVYQLAADKAGLAPVSDRLERAARLLLIPDLLAYDLTGVAVTEATNASTTGMFDATTRTWSPEVLAAAGVEESLFGRLVEPGTVIGPVTDRVAAHTGLAVGTPVIAVGSHDTASAVAATPGLTRGGAFISSGTWSLVGIELSAPVLTQAGRAANFTNELGVDDTVRYLRNVMGLWLLTECLRSWAAAGNHLDLQELLDDAARQPVGVAVIAADDEAFLAPGDMPARIAAAVQATGGVVPQTPSQFARCIIDSLAHAYARTIEQASRLTATPIDSVHIVGGGSRNALLCQATADATGLLVHAGPGEATVLGNAIVQARTLGALSGSLDDLRAIVAASFPPTAYTPAAAPTDKGQPARKAV; encoded by the coding sequence ATGGCCGTGACCATTGGCGCCGACGGGATCTTCATGGAGGAACTGCACCGGTTTCCCAATGGCCTGTGCGACGTCTCCGGTCACCTGGTCTGGGACTACACGCGCCTGACCGACGGCGTCGTCGAAGGCCTCAGGGCTGCTGCGGAGTCGGGTCCGGTGGATGGGATCGGGATCGACACGTGGGCGGTCGACTACGGCCTCCTCGACGAAGACGGAAATCTGCTCGGGAGCCCAGTCTGTTACCGCGATGAACGGACGACCAGTGCTGTTGAACGCTTCCCACTGTCGTCGGAGCGCTTGTACTCGGTCACGGGGATTCAGCACCAGCGGTTCAACACGGTCTATCAGCTCGCCGCCGACAAGGCCGGGCTGGCCCCGGTCAGCGATCGACTGGAGCGGGCGGCCCGGCTCCTGCTGATCCCGGACCTGCTCGCCTACGACCTGACCGGCGTGGCGGTGACCGAGGCGACGAACGCGTCCACGACGGGGATGTTCGACGCCACCACCCGTACCTGGTCACCGGAAGTCCTCGCCGCCGCGGGCGTGGAAGAGTCACTGTTCGGACGGTTGGTCGAGCCGGGTACGGTCATCGGACCTGTCACCGACCGGGTTGCGGCCCACACCGGGCTCGCGGTGGGCACGCCTGTGATCGCCGTCGGTTCGCACGACACCGCATCCGCCGTCGCCGCCACCCCCGGCCTGACGCGGGGGGGTGCGTTCATCTCGTCGGGGACCTGGTCGCTCGTCGGGATCGAGCTGAGTGCTCCGGTCCTGACGCAGGCCGGCAGGGCCGCGAATTTCACCAACGAGCTCGGCGTCGATGACACGGTGCGGTATCTGCGGAACGTCATGGGCCTGTGGCTCCTCACAGAGTGCCTGCGGTCCTGGGCGGCCGCAGGGAACCACCTGGACCTTCAAGAGCTGCTTGATGACGCCGCCCGCCAGCCCGTCGGTGTCGCGGTGATCGCTGCGGACGACGAGGCGTTCCTCGCCCCCGGCGACATGCCGGCTCGCATCGCGGCCGCCGTCCAAGCGACTGGCGGTGTCGTGCCGCAGACCCCAAGCCAGTTCGCACGTTGCATCATCGACTCCCTTGCCCATGCCTACGCTCGCACGATCGAGCAAGCATCCCGGCTCACCGCCACACCCATCGACTCCGTCCACATCGTCGGTGGCGGCTCCCGCAACGCCCTGCTGTGCCAGGCCACCGCCGACGCGACCGGCCTCCTCGTTCACGCCGGACCCGGTGAAGCGACGGTTCTGGGCAACGCGATCGTTCAGGCGCGGACACTCGGTGCCCTCAGCGGATCCCTCGATGACCTGCGCGCCATCGTCGCCGCGTCCTTCCCACCCACCGCCTACACGCCCGCCGCCGCGCCCACCGACAAGGGCCAGCCCGCCCGAAAGGCCGTCTGA